TTTGGAAGATAGAGtcccctgtgtttttgtttttgcaggtcCAGAGGGTTTTACGGGAGCGGTTTTGCCATCAGCAGCTTCCAGAGCGGCTGGAGGGAGTGGACTCTCAGTACAAGtaggtttattttattcatgttggTCAGAAAGTCTAAGATCATTTCAACTTTCACTTTGTTTTCGAATGATTTTTGCTGTTTCTAACTCAAAGTAAATCCTCGCACTGTGTTAGTCAACTCACTTTTGGGAATGGGAATatttaaaaagtgttaaatatTTAAGACATGAATTTTCCTTCTTAGTTATGGGACATTTTGATGCAAGACAGTCTGATGTGATGTTTCTTGCAATaggaaataattttaaataatcaAGAGTTTGTCTTCAAGTTGAGAAATCACCACTATTACCTTTTTAGGAGTaagattttggaaatatacAGTCTTAGTGGAGGACAGTGTTATCAAAAAATCTTGATTGATAAAGTTAAATATGACAGTTACAGCAGAGATAAGTTATATTGAACATCAACATGCTTTAAGAAGTGAAGGTCTGGAGGGAAAAAGGTGAGGGATTGTGAACCAAACCGTGCAGCAGCGACCCAGTTCAGGCTCTCCTCACGTCTCTGTCCCAGTTTGGAGCCTGGAGAAGCTCCAGTTCCCAGCTGACTCGAACACCACGTGGCTCTCAGGTGCTGAGAGGGGGCCAGAGCAAGAGGGACTGTGGGTATTTTAATCAGCGGGGACAGAACTTACAACCACAGGTTAAAACAGCCCCAAACGACAACAGTAGCGTACATTACAAGGGGAAGCGCCGTCCTCTTCTTGCAGAGGTGCATTATGGGAGCTGTAGTCACACACGCTGTATGTTTCAGGcacctgctggagctgctgaggCGGACAGCCGTGCATGGAGAGAGCAACTCGGTGCTCATCGTCGGGCCGAGAGGAGCTGGGAAGACTACGGTACGCTGCCagggccaaaacacacacagttacacagtgCATTATGACGTTATAAACCATTAATTTAATAACAGTCAGCATTGTATAACTTAATAATCCAGTTAATGTGATAAATTTCCTGTAAACTTAATATAAAGTACCTCCCATTaatgtaatatgtttttttccctgttaacTTAATGATTATTATATTAATGGGAGGAAGACAGTCGGATACATGACTGAATGAAAGGTATCTATTATATTTTGACTTAATTAGTTATCAGTTCATTTActacatttttgaaaactggaAATTACAGCATTCGTGTTAATGTATGTCATTCGAGTAATGTTTTAATTATGTaataagaaaaaaggaaaacaaaattcaaatgaataaatgtgcagATGTAATAAAATGAACCTTGTTGTTAATGTAATgtcatgtaatgtttttttcctgtaatgatTATTACATTAATGGGAGTTATCATATTAACAGGAGGCTTGAAAAGTccagttttcaaaaataaaataaccaaactGATAATGTAATGATAGTCAAAATTCAATCCACAGCTGGGACCCAATTGCAGATTTCatattaatgataattaaaaGGATAGTTATGACTGTGCCACAACATATACTTTACAAAAAGGTACATTATTGAGCAGTGTCTTCCATTcatgtgagggtttttttttttttacagattttcaagtttttttcctctagttttcaaaaatgtaataactaaACTGATAACTAATTAACAGTCAAAATGCTTTCATCCAATCACCAATGGGTATGCAACTGTGTAACTCCGTATGTAAAtcccaataatgtaataattattaaGTTAATGGTAGGCACCTATTATTACATTTGCAGGAAAGTTATTTCCTTAACTGGATTATTATGTTATACAATGCAAATTCTTATTACATTTATGGTTTATTAAGGTGGTGGGGAGTTACTGCATTGACAGTTggtgcaaacacacaatcaGTAGTGCTgcatttcagtttgtgttggtgttttgcagctgctgaACTGCGCACTGcgagagctgctggaggagaaggaAGTGAAGAGGAATCTGCTGCAGGTTTATCTCAACGGTGAgctccctccactcctccaccaGCCTTTTCTGCTCCTCTGTACTGCCTCTCATTCCTCTGGTGCACCAGGCTGCCCCTTTTCCTGCCGGCTTCGAAGCAAAATCCAACCTAAGTCTGATTAACACTGATTAACGCTGGTGATTTACATCGTATATCTGGTGTCATTTTGGAGTGTgatgatgcatttttctttttctgttgctgatgAGCACAGATGGTGGCCAATAGGAGGAAAAATGAATTCAGTGctataaaacagaaacatttattGTCAGGCTTCAATGTCAAAACCTAACATGAAAAGACATGCAGAGAGAAATCCagcagagaagagggagagctccACTGTTGCTGCATGCCGTTGAAAAACGGAAATgcttttaaaattacaaaatggcACCAGAAATGCAACATAAATCACCAATTCCTGTTTTGAAACACTGTTTAAAGTGTTATAAGTTGGACTTTTGCCTGGTTTTAAGCCACACTGGGCAATTTCACATGTCAGCCGGCGCAAACGGCATCAGTTCATTGTGCAGAAAATTTCCCACTGGTGAGAAAACTGACAGCAGAATTTAATTAGGACAAACAGAGAATCGACAGCAGCTCATTTTCCTGTTGCAGCCGCACTTTGTGCTTGATGCTGATAGGAAAAGTGTATTTTAAGTCTTGCAGCTTTAATCAGATGAATTTTCTGGCTGTTTGGTTCAGGGCTCCTGCAGACGGACGACAAAATCGCGCTCAAAGAAATCACACGGCAGCTCAGCCTGGAAAATGTTGTCGGTGACAAAGTCTTTGTAAGTATTTTTTAAGCTCCtgaagaattttgttttttgagtttcgctcattaaaaacagtgaaatgccTCAAAAACTTGTTTCATTTGATTGCTTGCAGGGCAGTTTTGCAGAGAATTTGGCTTTCCTCCTGGAGGCGCTGAAGAAAGGTATGTGAACGCGGCAATCAGCAGCCAATTATATTGTCAAAGGTTTTTCAGagtacaaaataaattactttgattcaaatataatgcaGTAAAGCAtagaaaatatacaataaaactCCCAAAGCTTTGACGATTGGACAAAGTACTCGAACACATCATCCCCTCCAAGCTGCCACCCGGCAAAGATAATTATAAATTCAAGGCTGTGATAGGTCTTACTTATAGAGAAGTGTTGGGTTTGAGTATTAAATATGGTTAcaaacatcttaaaaaaaaccgttttaactgttttaaattTTTAGACTTCTTTTTGAGGTGAAAAAATAATGGCCTCATAAAACATAGACATCTTTGGATATTGAACTTGGACACTTACAGCActtttggtgaatttttcagcCTAACTGCACTTAATATATGGACtcttattacttatttatttattattaattttaatttttaactgGGAAACTGAAACAGGGGGACCGGGCATTTTTCTTCCACAATGGTCGGAAAGTGAGTTCTGAAAGCCAGATTTTGAACCCTCTTAAGATGTATTATGGTGATTTATTCAAGTGGGACAGGAGATAAAATCCTACccattgctgctgtgtgtgtttccagcctgtcctgtgtgtgtttccagcccGTCTCAGCCTCTCGGTGTTCCTGTCTCCTCCGCAGGCGATCGCAGCAGCAGCCGTCCCGTCCTGTTCGTGCTGGACGAGTTCGACCTGTTCGCTCACCACAGGAACCAGACGCTGCTCTACAACCTGCTGGACGTGTCGCAGTCGGCCCAGACGCCAGTCGCTGTGGTCGGCCTCACTTGCAGACTGGTACACAAACATTTCCCCCACCTGTCAGACTCGGTGTAGCCCCAAAACACAAGCCGGAGATGGAGATTTGGAGTTCTCCAGGCCTGGGAAATGTCCGAAAtcataaaaaattataaaattctGGAAATGACATCCATCATCATCCATAAACTCATTTCAATTGTATTGAAAACTGTAAAGGCAATTTATAATGGAATAacctaaatgaatgaatgctttatttttgtaccctacaataaaaaaaagtacaagaaaacCTCCATATTTACAAAAGAATTTTACATACCTTGGgactaaataaatatacaacaataaatatCTAAGCATTCGACCAAGGTACacttaatataaataaataataggaataataaactttatttatatagcacttatGTGAAAACAGAGTTTAAGAGCTTagcaatgaataaaaaaaagaaaaaataattttaaaaaaagcaggGAGAAAATACAGAGCACCACACATAATGaaacatcaaatttaaaataaattaaaattaagttaaattaaaaattaaaagtagGTAGACTGTAAGCAAGTACAAAAAAGCTTGTTTGAGTCTTGAGGAATCATTTAAAGTTCATagttttaaaattaaaagtaaatacagccaagccaaaaaaaaaaaaaaaaaaaaaagtttttgagtACATAACAAAAGTCAGCGTGACGGTCTCCAGAAGCAGACCTGGAACATTTTGTTCACGGTTCATAAGTCGatccagatttttattttgtgtgttacaGATTTAGATTTTGCTTGTGCAGCTTTGTGGCGGTTTGTAAAAAGCAGGACTTCGTGTTTTCGGTCAGATCTGTGAGGCGATTTGAAGCAGCAGGTTTTGCCACACAGCATGAAAACgtgaaaacaacagaacaattGAATTTTCTCcgattatttctctctctctctctcctggtggTTTTTCGGTCAGGACgtcctggagctgctggagaagcGGGTGAAGTCTCGATTCTCCCACCGGCAGATCCACCTGCTGAGCGGCATGACGTTCCCCCAGTACCTGCAGAGGGTCCAGACCCAGCTCCGCCTGCCCGACGGCTTCCCCGACGCCAGGTTCAGCCACGAGTGGAACGGCAGCGTCCAGGTGAGCCGAGGACAGCCGACACGTCCCGCTCCGTCCTCTGTGGAGTCCAGGGCAGAGGAGACACTCGGGGCAAACTTTAAAGTTCAACTTGTTCATCTCCATGTTGAAGCATGTTTCGgcttccatttaaaaaaacaaaacaaaacaaaacatttaatcttattttttattttatttaaaaaaaatttattaatttttgaaatatttttacgggcatataaatatttttgcagGCAAATTTTTGGATTAACTcaattttcctcatttttaactttgttgtatattatttatttatttctatttatttaatttattcatttaaattttcacATGGGATTAActattttgtatgtttatttttatttatttatttttcttaaatcttgttaaataaaacagtttttattaattacattttttacagGCTTATTTTACTTCATACAGGCAAATTTTGggatttcctttcctttttgtcCCCATTTTTAAACCTTGTCTtagcttctgtttttttttaatattatatttatttgattttatttactcAATTAATTAAACCTGTAAAAATTTAATTACTTAAGTTTTTACAGGCATTTGTTTAGATTAACTTCATTCTTGTCCCCATATTGAACCTTGTTATGGTGTCtttttttgaattattattatcattatttattttcagattttatttatttatttaatttttttccaggCTTCTGGGCTTAAAgtatcacacagaaacacttttattaatcataaaaaatgaaaataaaatacaagtgaaaaaaaacttctgaaCATGAACACTACAAATAGTTTTATTTAGCGTTATGTTACgtttcatattttctgtttgtctcttcaGACTCTGTGTGAGGACAAATCAGTGGAGGAAGTTTTACAGCGACACTTCAACTCCAGCAAAGACTTCCGCTCCCTGCACATGTTACTGGTGAGAGcaaacactttgatttttgtttttttttagtatagaAACATCCCCTGTAATTAAGTCACACCCCCTTTCCTAAATCATTAACTTACTGTTTGTTTTAGACAAATGTGGCAGTCCTCATTGGACATAGCAGCCTGTCTTCTATCTTCTTTTCCAGTTTCCAAGcggctcagttgtcattttcatgttgtggaaacagcaaagtgtcttgtgtccatctgagctccatgggcgtgttgctcctaaaatgagctgagctcagctgcagtgttgctgcgttgctgtctggaggcagttgaaagtgactgagcaacaaacagcagctctgaagtcagtgctgcaggtttctctgctaTTTGAAGCTGGTGGcctacatagggggcgccggcgagcgtccgctctgcttgtcccacacacagggacgctgcttcacctcagggagctcagatggagtcctgctgtcgccgtagatgatctgctcgtgagctttcactcggtgcacgagcagatccgtctcctctgcagagaagccttccttcttacctggagaatcctccattagaacatcagcccaccaaggtgtgacacacctggctgttaaaggggacgggagacggcctctgactGGTTTACTGCTCAAAACACAGccatgattaatgaagagactcagtacaagCCTTTAGAACCAGCCGCTTGGAGCAGTTCAGGCTTTTTTCCACCCTTAAAACAACAGAGGACCTGGACACGCCTTCAACACACCTGCACCGGGCTCTGCAGACCATgtgtttattcatgtgtttgtgtgtgtgtgtgattttgtcctCAGATGCTGAGTGTGAGTCGCGTGTCCACAGCCAACCCTGCTATCAGACCTGCCGATCTGCTGGAGGCCAGCCGCATGTGCTCAGCCGACCCCAAAGCCAATATCCTGCACGGTACGACCCAACGCTCGTCCTGCTGacggcagagagacagagatgatgCAACGCTGCCCAAGATATAAAAACTCTGTCTGAGCAGCGTCTTGGAGAATGTGTACATCAGAGTTATAGAAGAGAAATGAATAATTTActgaaatctgtttgtttttaaaaggaaaaaaaaaatacaaatgttaatattactattattttaaatgtttttgaattattattattattattattattattagacaataaatcataaaaatatacaaaatatttgtatttatttaataaatatttaaaataaaacttataaaataaaaataatacataaaaacaaaaaacaaaatataaaataaaataatacttaaaaataaaaacatcataagGTTTCTTATTTCAACTGCACAAATCTGGGATTTTTATATCCTCTATGCTTTCTATTTTAACTCTAATATCAATAAAATGAGGgcaaaatgaaattaatgtCACTTTCTTAAACACTGGAGCTAATTTAGTTCCTCGCTTGATGAAAACAATTTCACTGGATTGTCTCGACGTCAGAGCtataaaatgatgtatttcAAGTGAGAACGGCTCGTCTTTAGTtgaatttgtatgtttttttttccatcctagGCCTGTCCATCCTGGAGCTGTGTCTGATCATCGCCATGAAACACCTCAACGACATTTACGACGGAGAGCCGTTCAACCTGCAGATGGTTCACAACGGTGCGACCGCACTGCTCACGTTCAGACgcaaatatgttttttacaattcaggaaacactgaaagaagagagaaaatattctaatttagtgttttaaagaagacaacagaaaacacaactgAGCTAAATGACAAAACTCATTAAAAGGAAAACGGCAGTGATGAACTGCATTATTGACAGGAAATAAGGAATTAAAATAGTCTTGTTCTGGGTTAAATCAGATTGGTAAATGACAGCCAGTGTGTAATCCTGAGATTACAGGAGTTTATTTATgcctgtttttaattatttttcctgTCTTCATCTCATTTCTTAGAGTTTAAGAAGTTCCTACAGAGAAAATCTCACTCCATCTACAACTTCGAGCAGCCGGTCATCATGAAGGTCGGTATTAACAAACatggagtgtgtttttttttatggagcgtgtgtgtgtgtgtgtgtgtgtgttttctgcatggaAGGCTGCAGTGAGAACCGAACACAACTGTGGCAGCgtgaatttattttgttttttctctctattttgaTGACTTGTATGTAATTGTGTAATTTTTAAACGTGATATTCGCCACTTAGGGGAAAAGTGACACCTTTACTCAGGCTGATATCAGACATTAACAGATATTAAGTGGAAAGTTTTAATGTCAAATGATGGTTTACAGGCTTTTTAAGAGAATTTCCCATCCTAACAAGAATAACAtgtcacaaaaaacatttaaatatctGTACAAAATACTGATATTTGCCTTTGGTCGAACCTGAATTTGTACCTTAAGCCCCTGATTATCGAAATAGGTCTGATTTTAAGACTGGATCACTGTATTTTAGAGTTATTAAAATGGATGTAATGCATGCCTGTAGTGTTTAGAAAATAAACAGTTCAAATATGATTGATTATGCATGACCACAACAAAGTTTTTGGGGTATGCCGCCTTAACCATTTTGAGTTTTCTCTTATTGTTTTTCCCTTGCCACATTACTTGAACCTTCATCGCTCAAATTCCTCAGAAAACTGACATTAAACAGGAACAATAGATATTTAAGGAAGGCGTTTTTCTGGCACAAACCGGGCTCTACTTTTACGAGACGGTTACAGAAACAGCCTTGTGAACGGCAGGTTTGCATTTTAAGCCAAACTAATGGAGGCTGAGAGCGGTTTAGGGTTCCTGcacatcctggaaaacctggacCAGCTTTCCATTTATGTAAAACACTATGAAAATTCAAAACTGATAAAATGTCCTGGAAATATTTGCAAACAAATA
The DNA window shown above is from Myripristis murdjan chromosome 2, fMyrMur1.1, whole genome shotgun sequence and carries:
- the orc4 gene encoding origin recognition complex subunit 4; amino-acid sequence: MSKRKVKEAHLPIGECISEVQRVLRERFCHQQLPERLEGVDSQYKHLLELLRRTAVHGESNSVLIVGPRGAGKTTLLNCALRELLEEKEVKRNLLQVYLNGLLQTDDKIALKEITRQLSLENVVGDKVFGSFAENLAFLLEALKKGDRSSSRPVLFVLDEFDLFAHHRNQTLLYNLLDVSQSAQTPVAVVGLTCRLDVLELLEKRVKSRFSHRQIHLLSGMTFPQYLQRVQTQLRLPDGFPDARFSHEWNGSVQTLCEDKSVEEVLQRHFNSSKDFRSLHMLLMLSVSRVSTANPAIRPADLLEASRMCSADPKANILHGLSILELCLIIAMKHLNDIYDGEPFNLQMVHNEFKKFLQRKSHSIYNFEQPVIMKAFEHLQQLELIRPVDASAAKTQREYQLMRLMLDQSQIMEALQKYPQCPTDVKQWAMSAFG